In a single window of the Zea mays cultivar B73 chromosome 5, Zm-B73-REFERENCE-NAM-5.0, whole genome shotgun sequence genome:
- the LOC100283208 gene encoding Basic endochitinase A precursor has translation MAMMMRALAAAAILATAFAVSARAEPPQCGANSTTALCPYCLCCSKWGFCGSTEAYCGNGCQSQCDRCNATVASIVTRELFDELLLHRNDLRCPAQGFYTYDSFIAAAGADASDGFGTTGAVDIRKREVAAFLAEPAHRTSGGWDGAPNGTYAWGFCYKPAGAQNVTDPVAFFETAIASWMTASARPPKPSCHDVVTEQWTPSDADKAAGRLRGFGVIANIINGDAECGRGPDAGGQDRIGFYKRFCDILGVSYGDNLDCFDQKPFGAATAAALAETTSGPRHADA, from the coding sequence ATGGCGATGATGATGAGAGcattggcagcagcggccatcctGGCCACGGCGTTTGCCGTGTCGGCACGAGCCGAGCCCCCGCAGTGCGGCGCCAACTCCACCACGGCGCTCTGCCCCTACTGCCTGTGCTGCAGCAAATGGGGCTTCTGCGGCAGCACCGAAGCCTACTGCGGCAACGGCTGCCAGAGCCAGTGCGACCGCTGCAACGCCACCGTCGCGTCCATCGTCACGCGGGAGCTCTTCGACGAGCTGCTGCTGCACCGCAACGACCTCAGGTGCCCCGCCCAGGGCTTCTACACCTACGACTCGTTCATCGCCGCGGCGGGCGCCGACGCGTCCGACGGCTTCGGCACCACGGGCGCCGTCGACATCCGGAAGCGCGAGGTCGCCGCGTTCCTGGCGGAGCCGGCGCACCGGACCTCGGGCGGCTGGGACGGCGCGCCCAACGGCACCTACGCCTGGGGCTTCTGCTACAAGCCGGCCGGCGCCCAGAACGTCACGGACCCCGTCGCCTTCTTCGAGACGGCCATCGCGAGCTGGATGACGGCGTCGGCGCGCCCGCCCAAGCCGTCGTGCCACGACGTCGTCACCGAGCAGTGGACCCCCTCGGACGCCGACAAGGCCGCGGGGAGGCTGCGGGGCTTCGGCGTCATCGCCAACATCATCAACGGCGACGCCGAGTGCGGCCGCGGCCCCGACGCCGGTGGCCAGGACCGGATCGGCTTCTACAAGCGCTTCTGCGACATCCTTGGCGTCAGCTACGGCGACAACTTGGACTGCTTCGACCAGAAGCCCTTCGGcgctgccaccgccgccgccttaGCTGAAACTACCAGCGGCCCGCGTCACGCTGACGCGTAA